The window TAATCCTCCCGCGGGCGGCGCGGAAGCCCCTTAACAGGCAATGCCGTGGCCCTAAGCCAGTTGCGCCTGCCGGGTACAGCTAAGCACTCGCGACTCGCCTCACAAGAACCGCCTGCACGGCAGACCCTGTCGCCTCCAGCAGTGCGTCCACGTCGGCGCGCGTGTGTGCGTATGAAAAATGACAGCGCTTGAGGTTGAGTGGCAGCTCGAAGATGCCGTGGTTGAGGAGCTCCTTCCGATACTCGATGAACAGGTCAACGTCGTTGCGGAGCAGATCGGCATACTCCTCCACCGGGCCGTCCTGGAAGTAGGTCACGTAGACGGAACCGAAGCCGCTCACAACTGCTCGGACGCCCAGCTGTTCGTAAAGCGCCGTCAGCCCTGTTCGGGCGCGCTGACCGAGATCGAAGATGTGCTCGTGGACTGGCTCCGACTCGAGCTTGCGAATGGTCGCTAGCGCGGCAGCAGCCATCGCCGGGTGGCCGTTGAAGGTGCCGGCGAAAAACGCCGGCTGCCCGGGAATGGTGCTGAACAGGTCCATGAGATCGGCGCGGCCGCCCAGAGCTGAGATTGGATATCCGTTCGCCATCGCCTTCCCCAACGTGGTCAAGTCTGGCTTGACTCCAGCGACCGCCTGATATCCGCCCAGACCATGACGGAACCCTGTTATGACTTCGTCGAAAATCAGCACCGCACCGTAGCGATCGCAGAGTTCGCGCAGGCTTTGGAGGAATCCTGGTTTCGGAAGCACCGCACCGATGTTGTGCGGTATCGGCTCCAAGATGACGGCCGCGATGGAGTCCGCTCGCGAGGCGAATTCACGGACCACCGCATCGGTGTCGTTGAAGGGCAGCACGATAGTCGAGTCGAGAACTTCGGGCAGAATGCCCTTCGACAGCGGGTCCTTCTGGCCAACGCGGTCGGCGGCTGAGATGACGTTCATCGCCACCGCGTCATGCCAGCCGTGATAGCACCCCTGGAACTTGATCAGATACTTTCGGCCGGTGGCGGCTCGA of the bacterium genome contains:
- a CDS encoding aspartate aminotransferase family protein, with product MVDRARRVIPGGVNSGQRSVAGIDDLIVVATDGATFTDSHGKTYTDYHSAFGPPVLGHNDADVDRAVAETLRSVDLMGVGVTTLEIELAEQIVEHIPSIERVLLTCSGSEATFHAIRLARAATGRKYLIKFQGCYHGWHDAVAMNVISAADRVGQKDPLSKGILPEVLDSTIVLPFNDTDAVVREFASRADSIAAVILEPIPHNIGAVLPKPGFLQSLRELCDRYGAVLIFDEVITGFRHGLGGYQAVAGVKPDLTTLGKAMANGYPISALGGRADLMDLFSTIPGQPAFFAGTFNGHPAMAAAALATIRKLESEPVHEHIFDLGQRARTGLTALYEQLGVRAVVSGFGSVYVTYFQDGPVEEYADLLRNDVDLFIEYRKELLNHGIFELPLNLKRCHFSYAHTRADVDALLEATGSAVQAVLVRRVASA